One window of Borrelia sp. P9F1 genomic DNA carries:
- a CDS encoding nicotinamidase — MSTIPQFNFILKNSALVLVDIQNDFLESGALPVPQGNEIIPLLNQLQSYFVHVVATKDWHCENHTSFLTNNNNKGWPVHCIRNTWGSDFPKDLNTEKIKAVFFKGQNKNSDSYSGFYDDHTKKTQTGLLAYLRSNSIDTVFVAGLALDFCVKATIIDAHSLGLRSYLVADTVRGISPSPKATIKELKKLGILTCTSKQIPDMLQLPL; from the coding sequence ATGAGTACCATCCCCCAATTTAATTTTATTTTAAAGAATTCTGCACTGGTTTTAGTAGATATTCAAAACGACTTCCTGGAATCAGGTGCCCTCCCTGTACCCCAAGGTAACGAAATTATTCCTTTATTAAATCAACTTCAAAGCTATTTTGTTCATGTTGTCGCCACTAAAGACTGGCATTGCGAAAACCACACAAGCTTCCTAACAAACAATAACAATAAAGGTTGGCCCGTGCATTGTATTCGAAACACATGGGGATCAGATTTTCCGAAAGATCTAAATACCGAAAAAATAAAAGCCGTCTTTTTCAAAGGCCAGAACAAAAACTCTGATAGCTACAGTGGATTCTACGATGACCACACCAAAAAAACTCAAACGGGTCTCCTTGCCTACCTTAGGTCCAACTCCATCGATACGGTCTTTGTGGCAGGTTTGGCACTGGACTTCTGTGTTAAGGCGACAATAATTGACGCCCACAGTCTAGGCCTACGGTCATATTTGGTTGCTGACACCGTAAGAGGCATATCTCCCTCCCCTAAAGCTACAATAAAAGAACTCAAAAAACTAGGGATCCTAACCTGCACATCAAAGCAAATACCCGACATGCTTCAACTACCCCTATGA